AAGGTGTGAAACGACAGAACGGACCATCTATCGCGACCTGGAAATTCTAAGTATGGCAGGAATACCATTTTCCAGCATGGGCCGCGGGAGGGGGTATCAATTTCAGTCCCACTTTTCCCTTTATCCATTGGATTGGACCGACGAAGAAGCTCTTGCCTTTTCCATGCTTCCCTCCGTCATGAACCAATTGAAGGACCTCCTCCCCAAAGAATTTCTTTCGGCTTACGAAAAGGTAATGGCCGTCTACTATAAGGAGAAGAGGACAAGGCAAGACATTATTGCTCAGGTGATGGATGTGATCCAAATGGGGACTATAGCATTAAATCAGGAAAGAGAAAATCATATGCTGATCCCGATCGTAGAGGCCATTCTGAAGCAAAAAAGGATCCAGGCGGTCTATCATACCCAGAGCCGAAACGAAACTTCAATTCGTTTGATCGATCCCTATTATCTCATTCCCAGGGAGTTTCGCCTTTATCTTCTTGGTTTTTGCCATATAAAAAATGGGATGCGAATCTTCCGCGTCAGCCGTTTTAAAGAGATTTCCGTATTGGAGGAAACGTTTGAAAAAAATGAGTTTAATGTGAGAAAGTATCTTGAGAATACGTGGTCCATAGAACGGGGGCATGACACCATCCCGTTTAAAGTACGCTTTTCTCCAGACGTGGCCCGTTATGTCAAAGAGGAAGAATTTTATCTGTCCCCGAAGATGACCGATTTGGAGGATGGAGGTTTGCTATTTGAAGTGGTGGTAAATAAGGATCAGGAGTTTTTACGTTGGCTGTACCAGTACGGTCCGAAAGCGGAAATCCTGGAACCTGCCTATTATAGAAAAAAGATGAAAGATTTCTTACGTTCCTGGGCGGCCCATTATGAAGGTGCCGGTACACTTCAAGATGAAGGGGAGGGGTGAGCTAAATCTTCGTAAAAAAATGCGGGTAGACGGGAGATCGGTGGGGAAGGATGGGAAATCCTCCGCCAGGGAGAAAGAGGTGTGGTATAATCAAAATAAGAGGGAGAAAGGGGAAAAGCAATGGCGGAGATTCGGTACGAAATCATAAAGAGAATCGGCATCCTTTCGGAAGGATCAAAGGGATGGAAGAAAGAGCTGAACCTGATCAGCTGGAATAATCAGGAGGCTAAATACGATATAAGGGATTGGTCACCTGATCATGAAAAGATGAGTAAGGGAATTACCTTAACCAAGGATGAGTTGCTGCTTTTGAGAAAAATTCTGAATGAAATGGACATCTAGCGAGCTTTGAAGATAAGAAAGAGGTGGAGAACATGGAAACTGGGGATCCCTTGAAAATGTTAAAAGAGTGGATATCCGCCTCGCAGAAGACCGTCGTCTTAACAGGGGCAGGCATGTCCACGGAAAGCGGTGTTCCTGATTTCCGATCAAAAAACGGTTTTTATGCCCATTACGATCCGGCAGAGGTAGCCTCCGTAGGGGCGATCGAAAATCATTATGAAACCTTTCATCAATTTTATCAGCGAAGGATTGAGGATTTAAAGAAGGTGAAACCTCATAAAGGGCATGAGATTCTCGCCCAATGGGAGAGTGAGGGGAGGATTCATCTCATCGCAACCCAGAATATTGACCGTCTTCACCAACTTGCAGGAAACCGGAACGTGTATGAACTTCATGGCAACATTCGCACCTTTCGCTGTGCCCGTTGCGATCACCCTGCCGGTGAAGAGAGTTTTTTGGCGGGTAAACGATGCCCGCAGTGTGGAGGCCCTCTACGTCCCAACGTAGTTCTCTTCGGAGAAATGCTTCCCCAGGAGGAATGGAGAAAAACGGTGGAGGAAGCAAGTGAGGCGGATCTCATACTCATCATCGGGACCAGTTTAAACGTTAGTCCGTTTAATCAAATCCCCTTTTACTCCCGTGGTAAGAAAGCATTAATCAACATGGAACCCACACTGCTCGATGATCAACTTGACCTCCGCGTCTTTGGAAAAGCGGGGGAAATTTTATCTCAACTGCATTCGCTTTTGTTGAATTAAGAACGTTTATTCCGTAAAATAAAGAAAAGGAGTTTGCGGGAGAGGAGATAGAGGGAATGAATCGACTTACCGGAAAGGTCTCTTCGATCCAGGAATTAATCGCACTTATCCAAGAGACTCCCTCCATTATGGAGAATATCACCCATTGGCATACCATTCCCCCTAAGGAAGGGAAATATTCCGATATTCCTCCGGAGGTTCATCCTTCTTTGCGGGAAGCACTTCGGAAGCGGGGAATCTCCCGCCTATATCTGCATCAAGCGAAGGCGTACCAAGCCCTTTTGGCGGGTGAAAATATCTTAACGGTTACCCCCACCGCCTCTGGAAAAACATTAAGTTATAACCTGCCTGTCCTCGATCGCATACTTAAAGATGAATCAACCAGGGCCCTTTATTTATTCCCAACGAAATCCCTCGCCTCGGATCAGGTAAGCGAACTTCATGAGTTAATTGGCCTGATGGGGACCGATATAAAAACCCATACCTATGATGGGGACACACCTCCCAATGTTCGACAGGTGATCCGAAATGCCGGACACATTGTCGTTACCAATCCCGATATGCTTCATGGAGCGATTCTCCCCCACCACACCAAGTGGGTGAAGCTCTTTGAAAACCTTGCGTTTGTGGTGATTGATGAGGTGCATAGCTATAGGGGGGTTTTCGGAAGCCATGTAGCCAATGTAATTCGTCGTTTAAAGCGGATTTGCCGCTTCTACGGTTCTTCTCCCCAATTTATTCTCGCTTCGGCCACCATCGCCAATCCAAAGGAACACGGGGAGCGGCTGATCGAAGAAAAGCTCCGGCTCATTGATGAAAATGGTGCCCCTTCCGGGAGGAAGCATTTTCTATTCTACAATCCACCCGTGGTGAATAAGCAGCTCGGCATCCGCAAAAGCAGCCTTTTAGAGACGAGGAAGTTGGCCGGTTTTTTGTTAAAACATGGCTTGCAGACGATCGTGTTTGCCCGCAGCCGAGTGCGGATGGAAGTGCTCCTCACCTATTTATTGGACTTGGTGAAGGATGAATTGGGAAGTAAATCGATACGCGGCTATCGGGGAGGGTATTTGCCCAAAGAGCGGCGGGAAATTGAGCAAGGTTTGCGCAGAGGAGAGATCCGGGGGGTGGTAAGCACCAATGCCTTAGAACTTGGTATCGATATTGGGCAGTTGCAGGCGGTCGTCTTAAACGGCTATCCCGGTTCGATTTCCAGTACATGGCAACAGGCGGGAAGGGCAGGGAGGAGGAACGAAGAATCGATCGCTATCCTGGTTGCGAGCAGCAATCCTCTGGACCAGTATGTGATTCAACATCCGGAATTCTTCTTTCAGGCCAATCCCGAAGAAGCGCGCATCGAGCCGGATAATTTAATACTCCTCGTGGACCATGTGAAATGCGCAGCCTATGAGCTTCCCTTTGAAGAAGGAGAAAGCTTTGGCAAAGAACCGGTGGAAGAGATCCTTACCTTTCTCGCCGAAGAACGGATCCTCCACCGGGTAAAAAACCGATGGTATTGGATGGAGCAATCCTTTCCAGCGCATGAAATCTCTTTACGTTCGGCAGCCCAGGAAAATTTCATCATTATCGACATCACCCACGGAAGCCGGGTGATCGGCGAAGTAGATCGTTTTAGCGCTCCTACGCTCATCCATGAGGAGGCGATTTACATCCACGAAGGGGTTCAATACCAGGTAGAGAAGCTGGATTATGAAGAAAAGAAGGCATATGTCCGGGAAGTTAATGTCGATTATTTTACCGATGCCAATTTGGCCGTTCAACTTCAAGTCCTGCAAATCTTTAAGGAATCGGAAGAGGAGAAAGTAGTTCGTTCTTTTGGGGATGTGACCGTAAATGCGATGGCCACCCTCTTTAAAAAGATTCGCCTCAGAACCCATGAGAACATCGGATCTGGACCGATCCATCTTCCTGAGGAAGAATTGCATACGAGCGCCTATTGGTTTTCCTTAGGAGATGAGTTAACCGATCAATGGTCACCGAATGATCTGCAATATGCCCTCCTCGGTTTAGCCAATGTGATGGTTCATCTGGCTCCTTTATACCTGATGTGCGATCCGAAAGATATTCATGTCGTTCCGCAGGTAAGAGCCATCCATAACAAAAAGCCCACCCTCTTCTTTTACGACCGTTATCCGGGGGGGATAGGGCTTTCGGAAAGGCTTTTCGATCTCCATGAAGAATTGCTGCGCCAGGCGAGGGACCTTATTTCCTCTTGCGGCTGCCTAAGCGGTTGCCCCGCCTGCGTCGGTCCCATTGAAGAGGTGGGACTTCGCGGGAAGGAGCATACCCTTCGTCTTCTTCAGGAGTTGGAGGAATGAGAATGAGTCAAATCAGGGAACGGCTTCATAGATTAAAAGGGGAGAGAAAGATTGAGGAGAGGGAGACCATTCCCCAAGTAGATGAAAAGTCTTCAACTTTTTCCGGCCCTTCGGCGGAAGAATGGACCGGATCGAAAAATGTTAGGGTGCAGGTCGTGGAAAATGAGTTTGGTTCATTCTTACGCCTTCGTCGTCTCCTGCCCTTCCATACGTTGCACGGAAGATATCAACTGGGGGAGTTAACGAGGGTTTTTGATGCTCTTTCTCTCTTATCTCCAGAGATCGGTAAATTAGAAGAATGGCTCTTCTTCGATACCGAGACGACCGGACTAAGCGCCGGTGTGGGAAACTTTCCCTTCTTGGTAGGTACCGCCTATTTTAATCCCCATGAAGTGGTGTTAGAACAATACTTTCTCCGGGATCCTTCCGAGGAGGCGGCTATGCTCTATGAGATGGAACATCTGATTGAATCCCATCCCCATCTCATCAGCTATAACGGAAAGTCTTTTGATTGGCCGCTCTTAAAGAACCGATGGATCCTGTACCGATTTCACCCTACGATAGAACCGAAATCGCATATCGACCTATTATACCCTGCGAGAAGCCTATGGAGAGGTCTTCTTTCCTCCTGCCGTTTAGGGGAAGTGGAAGCGGAACGTCTTGGAGTGAAAAGAATGGAGGACATTCCTGGCCTTTATGTTCCCATCTACTACATGCAGTTTCTGGCGGAGGGGAATCTTCATTTATTAAAAGGTGTGTTTCGCCATAATGAATGGGACTTGTTAACCCTCATCTCTTTTTCCATTCATTTGGCTAAATTGCTTCGCGATGAAGAGAACTTCTTCCACTGGGAAGAAGAGGAGCTGTTTCGGTTAGGAAATTGGTTTGAAGGATTGAAACTCCATCGCTTAGCCGATCGAGCATTTGACACACTTCTTCAACGACCTGAAAACCGAAAACGGTCTTATCTTCACGAAATTGCCCTTGTATATAAAAAAAGAGGAGATTTGGAAACGGCGGTCTCCATTTGGGAAGAGTTGATTCGGCTGCAGGGAAAAGCCTCCTTTGTTCACCAAGGACCTTATGTGGAATTGGCAAAATTTTATGAGCATCGTCGAAAAGATTACGACACCGCCCTTGCCTTTGCTGAAGAAGCTTTCTCTCTTTTACTATCCCGTCGCTCCTTTTTGAAAGCGGGGAAGCAGGACGAAGGGGAATTGGAAGAAATGAAGAGAAGAATGAAACGACTGAAAGAAAAATTGAGGAGAATGTGATTGAAACGTTAAGCCCAGGAAAAAGAGGGAGGCGGTTCCTGGGCTTTTTTATCTTTTTTATTCGGATGAAAGGTTTTTGGGGGTTTTTTGTGTCTGGAAATAATGTTGATATAGAAGAATGCCAACAAACAAGAGCAGACCTGATAAAGAGGAGAGGAGTTCCGGAAGGACGAGAAAGAAGGATCCCCGTTCCGATCAGGAGAAGCCGTAAAAGAATGTGGAGGGGTTTAATCAAGAACCCGATCATGCCTGCTCCAATCGACATCATCCCTAGAGTAGAACTGATGAAGAT
The DNA window shown above is from Thermicanus aegyptius DSM 12793 and carries:
- a CDS encoding helix-turn-helix transcriptional regulator, which produces MSDRLARLFRIVTLIQSTPGVTAKQLAERCETTERTIYRDLEILSMAGIPFSSMGRGRGYQFQSHFSLYPLDWTDEEALAFSMLPSVMNQLKDLLPKEFLSAYEKVMAVYYKEKRTRQDIIAQVMDVIQMGTIALNQERENHMLIPIVEAILKQKRIQAVYHTQSRNETSIRLIDPYYLIPREFRLYLLGFCHIKNGMRIFRVSRFKEISVLEETFEKNEFNVRKYLENTWSIERGHDTIPFKVRFSPDVARYVKEEEFYLSPKMTDLEDGGLLFEVVVNKDQEFLRWLYQYGPKAEILEPAYYRKKMKDFLRSWAAHYEGAGTLQDEGEG
- a CDS encoding YdbC family protein: MAEIRYEIIKRIGILSEGSKGWKKELNLISWNNQEAKYDIRDWSPDHEKMSKGITLTKDELLLLRKILNEMDI
- a CDS encoding SIR2 family NAD-dependent protein deacylase, which translates into the protein METGDPLKMLKEWISASQKTVVLTGAGMSTESGVPDFRSKNGFYAHYDPAEVASVGAIENHYETFHQFYQRRIEDLKKVKPHKGHEILAQWESEGRIHLIATQNIDRLHQLAGNRNVYELHGNIRTFRCARCDHPAGEESFLAGKRCPQCGGPLRPNVVLFGEMLPQEEWRKTVEEASEADLILIIGTSLNVSPFNQIPFYSRGKKALINMEPTLLDDQLDLRVFGKAGEILSQLHSLLLN
- a CDS encoding DEAD/DEAH box helicase, yielding MNRLTGKVSSIQELIALIQETPSIMENITHWHTIPPKEGKYSDIPPEVHPSLREALRKRGISRLYLHQAKAYQALLAGENILTVTPTASGKTLSYNLPVLDRILKDESTRALYLFPTKSLASDQVSELHELIGLMGTDIKTHTYDGDTPPNVRQVIRNAGHIVVTNPDMLHGAILPHHTKWVKLFENLAFVVIDEVHSYRGVFGSHVANVIRRLKRICRFYGSSPQFILASATIANPKEHGERLIEEKLRLIDENGAPSGRKHFLFYNPPVVNKQLGIRKSSLLETRKLAGFLLKHGLQTIVFARSRVRMEVLLTYLLDLVKDELGSKSIRGYRGGYLPKERREIEQGLRRGEIRGVVSTNALELGIDIGQLQAVVLNGYPGSISSTWQQAGRAGRRNEESIAILVASSNPLDQYVIQHPEFFFQANPEEARIEPDNLILLVDHVKCAAYELPFEEGESFGKEPVEEILTFLAEERILHRVKNRWYWMEQSFPAHEISLRSAAQENFIIIDITHGSRVIGEVDRFSAPTLIHEEAIYIHEGVQYQVEKLDYEEKKAYVREVNVDYFTDANLAVQLQVLQIFKESEEEKVVRSFGDVTVNAMATLFKKIRLRTHENIGSGPIHLPEEELHTSAYWFSLGDELTDQWSPNDLQYALLGLANVMVHLAPLYLMCDPKDIHVVPQVRAIHNKKPTLFFYDRYPGGIGLSERLFDLHEELLRQARDLISSCGCLSGCPACVGPIEEVGLRGKEHTLRLLQELEE
- a CDS encoding ribonuclease H-like domain-containing protein, with the protein product MSQIRERLHRLKGERKIEERETIPQVDEKSSTFSGPSAEEWTGSKNVRVQVVENEFGSFLRLRRLLPFHTLHGRYQLGELTRVFDALSLLSPEIGKLEEWLFFDTETTGLSAGVGNFPFLVGTAYFNPHEVVLEQYFLRDPSEEAAMLYEMEHLIESHPHLISYNGKSFDWPLLKNRWILYRFHPTIEPKSHIDLLYPARSLWRGLLSSCRLGEVEAERLGVKRMEDIPGLYVPIYYMQFLAEGNLHLLKGVFRHNEWDLLTLISFSIHLAKLLRDEENFFHWEEEELFRLGNWFEGLKLHRLADRAFDTLLQRPENRKRSYLHEIALVYKKRGDLETAVSIWEELIRLQGKASFVHQGPYVELAKFYEHRRKDYDTALAFAEEAFSLLLSRRSFLKAGKQDEGELEEMKRRMKRLKEKLRRM